The following coding sequences lie in one Periophthalmus magnuspinnatus isolate fPerMag1 chromosome 24, fPerMag1.2.pri, whole genome shotgun sequence genomic window:
- the ccdc167 gene encoding coiled-coil domain-containing protein 167, with product MPKLKDKRREHYSVASEIDRLEERRARCQDNLDQVEFRHRRETLSDKERQDLEEEMTIMNERVNKLDQELQVLRGENRRNMVLSVALLAVSALFYYVFIYNEDQS from the exons ATGCCTAAATTAAAAGATAAAAGGCGAGAACATTACAGTGTTGCTTCTGAG ATTGACCGGCTGGAAGAGCGGCGCGCACGATGCCAAGATAACCTGGATCAGGTGGAGTTCAGACACAGACGAGAGACACTGTCTGACAAGGAGAG GCAGGACCTGGAGGAAGAAATGACCATTATGAATGAAAGGGTGAACAAATTAG ATCaggagctgcaggtgctgaggggAGAGAACCGGAGGAACATGGTGCTGTCTGTGGCTTTGTTGGCTGTGAGCGCTCTCTTCTATTACGTCTTCATCTACAACGAAGACCAATCATGA
- the LOC117392938 gene encoding G-protein coupled receptor 6, producing the protein MNESLVVNDSTATVGVGEGLSWPEVDSPQQNSSLEFSTAPLDFPVNPWDIMLCMSGTVIACENAIVVAIIFYTPTLRTPMFVLIGSLATADLLAGMGLILNFVFQYVISSETISLITVGFLVASFTASISSLLAITVDRYFSLYNALTYFSEKTLQYVHIMLVGTWGVSLFLGLLPVLGWNCIEDTTTCSIVHPLTRSNLTLLAVSFFVIFVLMLSLYFKICKIVCHHAHQIALQQHFFATSHYVATKKGVSTLAIILGTFGASWLPFAIYCLVGERHYPTIYTYATLLPATYNSMINPIIYAYRNAEIQRSIYMLLCGCFHSNGVYRSRSPSEV; encoded by the coding sequence ATGAACGAGTCTTTGGTTGTCAATGACTCCACCGCAACTGTGGGGGTCGGGGAGGGCTTGTCCTGGCCCGAGGTAGACTCTCCTCAGCAGAACAGCAGCCTGGAGTTCTCCACTGCCCCCCTGGATTTTCCCGTCAACCCCTGGGACATCATGCTGTGTATGTCCGGCACTGTCATCGCCTGTGAAAATGCCATCGTTGTAGCCATAATCTTTTACACTCCAACTCTGAGGACTCCCATGTTTGTACTCATCGGGAGCCTGGCCACAGCTGATCTGCTCGCCGGTATGGGATTAATCCTGAACTTTGTCTTTCAGTATGTCATCTCATCTGAAACCATAAGTCTGATCACTGTCGGGTTTCTGGTAGCATCATTCACCGCATCTATTAGTAGCCTTTTAGCCATTACAGTGGACCGTTATTTCTCCCTTTACAACGCCCTGACTTACTTCTCTGAAAAGACTCTGCAGTATGTCCACATCATGCTGGTGGGCACTTGGGGGGTGTCCTTGTTTTTGGGCTTGCTTCCTGTGTTGGGCTGGAACTGCATTGAAGATACAACAACTTGCAGCATAGTCCATCCACTAACTAGGAGTAACCTTACACTTTTGGCAGTGTCAttctttgtcatttttgtccTCATGCTTAGTCTATACTTCAAGATTTGCAAAATTGTGTGCCACCATGCCCATCAAATCGCACTACAACAACACTTTTTTGCCACTTCTCACTATGTCGCTACTAAAAAAGGAGTCTCCACGCTGGCCATAATATTAGGGACATTCGGTGCCAGCTGGCTTCCTTTTGCCATATATTGTCTGGTAGGAGAGAGGCACTACCCAACCATTTATACTTATGCTACGTTACTACCTGCCACATACAACTCAATGATCAATCCCATTATATATGCCTACAGAAATGCAGAGATCCAACGCTCCATCTATATGCTTCTCTGTGGCTGCTTTCACTCCAATGGTGTCTACCGGTCCAGGTCACCGAGTGAGGTTTGA